A region of Haliotis asinina isolate JCU_RB_2024 chromosome 7, JCU_Hal_asi_v2, whole genome shotgun sequence DNA encodes the following proteins:
- the LOC137291330 gene encoding uncharacterized protein, translating into MSGIIVNEHADHTIVMDIPYQNYHKGQAKYCLDLFLPRSLFSPGKDQIQKIFTPEYPPNHKQAVEADSHSLLKRPPSCCHDQKAPTWARPPPVVVFVHGGGWQRGCRRAWTYFGGSINLLLSFITWFFGLYQNVGSSLASRGVACAVISYPLTRPVMSLVLVDIIVSYSCSAVFSSMVFQLISITCLFIHSTCSFLMKWENALVLIENHAGSANHTCVLNVTLPSLFMFNNYLILLAMFVCSCNNPFKGIPPSSAILLWTTVTVLLAHLSSVLGSEPAAYTYLCTFLLCIGIQVHSARHWQPVSNSRQIQAITIALKWIKNCSERTSLFDSNSIFLMGHSAGGQLVSQLALDKHHLKDGGCSFNDIKGVVSISGVYDLQKLSTPLLRRLYLHPAFGPLPDSWLQASPIILISEPIDGRSCPPFLLLTAQVDGHLNRDADEFYEKLKLKNVPVTKHVIPLTMHLTIMACFSVFQSSVCQKCVDFIKDNAS; encoded by the exons ATGTCAGGTATAATTGTGAATGAACATGCAGATCACACAATCGTGATGGACATACCTTACCAAAACTACCACAAAGGTCAAGCTAAATATTGCCTTGATCTGTTTCTACCTCGTAGCCTTTTCTCTCCAGGGAAAGATCAAATTCAAAAGATTTTTACTCCGGAATACCCACCTAACCACAAACAGGCTGTCGAAGCAGACTCTCATTCTCTTCTTAAACGACCACCATCGTGTTGTCATGACCAGAAAGCACCAACCTGGGCCCGTCCCCCGCCAGTGGTGGTGTTTGTGCATGGCGGTGGGTGGCAGAGGGGATGTAGACGTGCCTGGACTTACTTTGGGGGTAGTATCAACCTCCTGTTGAGTTTCATCACATGGTTCTTTGGTCTTTACCAAAACGTGGGATCGAGTTTGGCAAGCCGTGGTGTGGCGTGTGCAGTTATTTCCTACCCACTGACTCGTCCCGTCATGTCCTTGGTTCTGGTGGACATCATCGTGTCCTATTCTTGCAGTGCTGTCTTTTCTTCCATGGTTTTCCAGCTGATATCCATAACTTGCCTTTTCATTCATTCTACGTGCTCCTTCCTCATGAAATGGGAAAATGCCTTAGTGTTAATTGAAAACCACGCGGGAAGTGCAAACCACACTTGTGTACTCAACGTGACATTGCCATCTCTGTTCATGTTCAACAATTACTTGATTTTGTTAGCAATGTTTGTATGCAGCTGTAACAACCCTTTCAAAGGCATACCTCCAtcttcagcaatattgctgtgGACAACAGTCACTGTCCTTCTTGCTCACCTATCGTCCGTGTTGGGCAGCGAACCAGCTGCCTACACATATCTCTGTACGTTCTTGTTGTGCATCGGTATCCAGGTTCACAGTGCCAGGCACTGGCAGCCCGTCTCCAACTCACGGCAGATACAAGCCATTACTATAGCTCTGAAATGGATCAAGAACTGCAGCGAACGCACGTCTCTTTTCGATTCAAACTCTATATTTCTGATGGGTCACTCCGCGGGTGGTCAACTTGTTTCTCAACTAGCCCTGGACAAACATCATCTGAAAGACGGCGGATGCTCGTTCAATGACATCAAG GGTGTTGTCTCTATCTCTGGGGTGTACGACTTACAGAAGCTTTCAACGCCCCTCTTGAGACGCCTCTATCTCCATCCCGCCTTCGGCCCGCTCCCTGACAGCTGGCTTCAGGCCTCGCCGATCATTCTCATCTCAGAACCAATCGATGGAAGGAGTTGTCCCCCTTTTCTGCTTCTAACAGCACAGGTTGATGGGCATTTGAATCGCGACGCCGACGAGTTCTACGAGAAGCTTAAATTGAAGAATGTTCCCGTTACAAAGCATGTTATTCCGTTAACTATGCACTTAACCATCATGGCTTGTTTCTCGGTGTTTCAGTCGTCGGTTTGTCAAAAATGTGTTGATTTCATCAAGGATAACGCCTCGTAG